The following are encoded in a window of Lactobacillus acidophilus genomic DNA:
- the nth gene encoding endonuclease III, translating to MTEKLLSDEEARNVLKRILELYPDAKGELQWDNKFHLLCAVVMSAQTTDKMVNRVMPKFSKDFPTPENLADAPIEKIEEDIRTIGLYRSKAKHLKETAKILVEKYNSQIPKDKKSLMTLPGVGEKTANVVLAEGYGVPAIAVDTHVSRISKKFHIVGQNATPHEVEQRLEAILPKDEWIKTHHAMILFGRYTMPSRAKGDPYSYLDLNN from the coding sequence ATGACAGAAAAATTATTAAGTGATGAAGAAGCACGTAATGTATTAAAAAGAATATTAGAGTTATACCCAGACGCAAAGGGTGAATTGCAATGGGATAATAAATTTCATTTGCTTTGTGCAGTTGTTATGAGTGCACAAACAACTGATAAAATGGTTAATCGTGTAATGCCAAAATTCAGTAAAGATTTTCCTACACCCGAAAATTTAGCAGATGCTCCTATTGAAAAAATTGAAGAAGATATTAGAACAATAGGATTATATCGATCAAAAGCTAAACATTTAAAAGAAACAGCTAAAATTTTGGTTGAAAAATATAATAGTCAAATTCCAAAAGATAAAAAAAGTCTGATGACTTTACCTGGAGTAGGAGAAAAGACGGCCAACGTTGTTTTAGCTGAAGGATATGGTGTACCAGCAATTGCTGTTGATACACATGTTTCTAGAATTTCTAAAAAGTTCCATATTGTTGGTCAAAATGCTACTCCACATGAAGTAGAGCAACGATTAGAAGCAATTTTGCCAAAAGATGAATGGATCAAGACACATCATGCAATGATATTATTTGGTCGTTATACAATGCCTTCACGTGCAAAAGGCGATCCATATTCATATTTAGATTTGAATAATTAA
- the asnS gene encoding asparagine--tRNA ligase, whose translation MTELISIKDSSKHVDEEVKMHVWLTDKRSSGKIIFLQLRDGTAFFQGVVRKNDVTDEVFQAAKSLRQEASFYITGTVHEDARSHFGYEIQITNLKVVSNNEGYPIGNKEHGVDFLLDHRHLWLRSKKPFAIMQIRNTMFKATVDFFEKEGFIKFDAPIFMHSAPEGTTQLFHVEYFNNDAYLSQSGQLYGEAGAMAYGKIFTFGPTFRAEESKGRRHMTEFWMMEPEMAWMHQDESLDIQERYLAYMVKQVLDKNEYELKILGRDPEKLRPTTEGNFTRLSYDDAIKMLQDAGRDIKWGDDFGAPDEGYISEQYDRPVFIVNYPTSIKPFYMKKNPDNPKEYLCADVIAPEGYGEIFGGSEREGNYEVLKQQIEDAGLNLEDYQWYLDLRKFGGVPHSGFGMGFERTIAWVCHLDHIREAIPFPRLINRMQP comes from the coding sequence ATGACAGAATTGATTTCAATTAAGGATTCTTCTAAACATGTTGATGAAGAAGTTAAGATGCATGTTTGGTTGACAGATAAAAGATCAAGCGGAAAGATTATCTTTTTGCAATTACGTGACGGTACTGCATTTTTCCAAGGGGTAGTTCGTAAAAATGATGTAACAGATGAGGTATTTCAAGCTGCTAAGTCACTTAGACAAGAAGCCAGTTTTTACATTACTGGTACTGTTCATGAAGATGCACGTTCTCATTTTGGTTACGAAATTCAAATTACTAATTTAAAAGTAGTTTCAAATAATGAAGGTTACCCAATTGGTAATAAGGAACATGGTGTAGATTTCTTGCTTGATCACCGTCATTTATGGTTAAGATCAAAGAAGCCGTTTGCAATTATGCAAATTAGAAATACTATGTTTAAGGCAACTGTAGACTTCTTTGAAAAAGAAGGTTTCATTAAGTTTGATGCTCCAATCTTTATGCATTCAGCTCCTGAAGGTACTACTCAATTATTCCATGTAGAATACTTTAACAATGATGCATACTTGTCACAATCAGGTCAATTGTATGGTGAAGCTGGAGCTATGGCTTATGGTAAGATCTTTACATTTGGACCAACATTTAGAGCTGAAGAATCAAAAGGTCGTCGTCATATGACTGAATTCTGGATGATGGAACCTGAAATGGCTTGGATGCACCAAGATGAATCACTTGATATTCAAGAAAGATACTTAGCTTATATGGTTAAGCAAGTTTTAGATAAGAATGAATATGAACTTAAGATTTTAGGTAGAGATCCAGAAAAGCTTCGCCCAACTACTGAAGGTAACTTTACGCGTCTTTCATACGATGATGCTATTAAAATGCTTCAAGATGCTGGACGTGATATCAAGTGGGGTGATGATTTCGGAGCACCTGATGAAGGATATATTTCTGAGCAATATGATCGTCCTGTCTTTATTGTTAACTATCCAACTTCTATCAAGCCATTTTACATGAAGAAGAATCCAGATAATCCTAAGGAATACTTATGTGCTGATGTTATTGCACCAGAAGGCTATGGTGAAATTTTTGGTGGTTCAGAACGTGAGGGTAACTATGAAGTTTTGAAACAACAAATTGAAGATGCCGGTCTTAACCTTGAAGATTACCAATGGTATCTTGATTTACGTAAATTTGGTGGTGTTCCTCACTCTGGATTTGGTATGGGATTTGAACGTACTATTGCTTGGGTTTGTCACCTTGACCATATTCGTGAAGCTATTCCATTCCCAAGATTGATCAACAGAATGCAACCTTAA
- a CDS encoding DnaD domain protein, with protein MQFKDYRILGFTTLQNGLIAYYPRLNISDAELLLIIQLEAFSQRGESFPSNEKIAANTNLSITDVGNLIQRLIDKNYLTIEQTTDSQDKIGNKYSLDNLYDELDKYIDKNILIKDSRHNETIAVTNNLENNPIDYLSRKVEVEFGRYLSPIEREEIAQWLSIDHYTPEIIELALREAVLSQAYSLKYIDRILLNWQRHNLKTTDEVERFLKRNR; from the coding sequence TTGCAGTTCAAAGATTATCGTATATTAGGTTTTACTACCTTGCAAAATGGGTTAATAGCATATTATCCTCGTTTAAATATTAGTGATGCAGAATTATTATTAATTATCCAATTGGAAGCGTTCAGTCAACGAGGAGAGTCGTTTCCATCTAATGAAAAGATAGCAGCTAATACTAATTTATCGATTACTGATGTAGGAAATTTAATTCAACGTTTAATTGATAAAAATTATTTAACTATTGAGCAGACAACAGATAGTCAGGATAAAATTGGCAATAAATATAGTTTAGATAATTTATATGATGAATTAGATAAATATATTGATAAAAATATCTTAATTAAAGATAGCCGCCATAACGAAACTATTGCGGTTACTAACAATTTAGAAAATAATCCTATAGATTATTTATCCCGAAAAGTAGAAGTGGAATTTGGGAGATACTTAAGTCCAATTGAGAGAGAAGAGATTGCTCAATGGCTTAGTATTGACCACTATACACCGGAAATAATAGAATTAGCATTGCGTGAAGCTGTTTTGTCTCAAGCATATTCATTAAAATATATTGATCGAATCTTACTTAATTGGCAGAGACACAATTTAAAAACAACCGATGAAGTAGAGAGATTTTTAAAGAGGAACAGATAG
- the addA gene encoding helicase-exonuclease AddAB subunit AddA: MPQFTKEQQQAIDDRGHDILVSASAGSGKTTVLVERVLKEIISGTQVSELLVVTFTKAAAEEMKTRIKTALTKELAKPGVNRKYLREQLNQVDTANISTIDAFCLEVIRRFYYSVNLNPSFKILTDETQAALIKERALREIEAESLTDENSGIRYFYDNFAGDRDANSPRDLLLDLYNFAMAKPEYRSWLKNLAKIYEVNNNIVKSKLWQNQIKSYLLNTFVSLQKKIEEYLNNPTIETKELAKVKEDFSLFTQNLDKFIDAIKNDEDYDQQRNLLRLCKFEVKYRKSAKWDEDIQEFYAETQKLKSEAKSQIFDIFTAFYATDEKEQTRIMQESQKIVSAISKAELALIDRFNELKRNENFLDYSDMEQLAYQILSADTSNSQMAREFYQNKFKEILIDEYQDINALQERIIQQVKNTDKNTLFMVGDVKQSIYGFRQAEPSLFLKKYHGFASEENKHEKRILLSDNFRSTEPVTKTVNQLFKSILSSDFGGIDYSKEGQLIFGAKYYPDALPKASEIIVHKKQKDIDNDNNGIDFSEVEMVLARIKQLKKEHFQVLDSTTGEVRALKYSDIAILTRSHGDNLEIMQEFAKRDIPLFITDAENYFQTFELTVIMNYLKIIDNPDQDIPLVTVLRSPLFNFSEKDLAKIRINSKNSGFYSAVASYVGIGDELSDRCKNFLNKLDELRKFATTHRISELIWSIYAQTNLLEIMTGLPNGEQRRINLEALYERASSYESAGFKGLYQFINFINRMRRSQKDLAQPLLSKEAGNAVRLMTIHGSKGLEFPVVFYLGMQHQYQLRDLKGNYVINPDSLGITLRQEHYRVDSLVKAIGNVTKKRQLLEEEARVLYVALTRAKQKLILVGDIANLDKKVQDWSIELDQSGQLSLADKLSVTNPLGFMGPALAFDKHIVINMNDISNALDQSQSVLYVEYKDSDNFEFKKDEDKVVGDSKNNNYTMDKLISTTKKLYQFDYPFKDASETTAYQAVSEIKKAFNDPIETELENSRLLSSTNRYLQPIDTKPNFLYQTKFTGAEIGTATHLILQYYDYTGDGSEKQLDYEIEELIKQKKLNPDIVPSLHKDQIQWFVHSSFAKSFWKNPENLQREVDFSSLISAKNLFKDFSDANAKILVHGTIDGYFVSNDGIILFDYKTDHVNKSYLDKSINLIKEKYTGQLRLYEQAINEFGEEKVIGKYLILLDAKQVVEVK; the protein is encoded by the coding sequence TTGCCACAATTTACAAAAGAGCAACAGCAAGCAATTGATGATCGTGGTCATGATATTTTAGTTTCTGCTTCAGCGGGTAGTGGTAAAACAACAGTTTTAGTTGAACGCGTTTTAAAAGAAATTATTTCAGGAACACAAGTTAGTGAATTACTTGTTGTAACTTTTACTAAAGCAGCAGCTGAAGAAATGAAGACTAGGATTAAGACAGCGCTAACTAAAGAATTGGCTAAGCCTGGCGTAAATCGAAAATATTTACGTGAACAATTAAATCAAGTTGATACAGCTAATATTTCGACAATTGATGCATTTTGTTTAGAAGTGATTCGTCGTTTTTATTATTCAGTTAACTTGAATCCCAGTTTTAAAATTTTAACTGATGAAACTCAGGCGGCCTTAATTAAAGAAAGAGCATTACGTGAAATTGAAGCTGAATCGTTAACTGATGAAAATTCAGGTATTAGATATTTTTATGATAATTTTGCTGGCGATAGGGATGCTAATAGTCCTAGAGATTTATTGCTTGATTTATATAATTTTGCAATGGCTAAACCTGAATATCGGTCATGGCTTAAAAATTTAGCTAAAATTTATGAAGTTAATAACAATATTGTTAAGTCAAAACTTTGGCAAAATCAAATTAAGTCGTATTTATTAAATACTTTTGTTAGTTTACAGAAAAAGATCGAGGAATATCTAAATAATCCTACCATTGAGACTAAAGAGCTGGCTAAAGTTAAAGAAGATTTTAGTTTATTTACTCAAAACTTAGATAAGTTTATTGATGCCATTAAAAATGATGAAGATTATGATCAACAAAGAAATTTATTAAGACTATGTAAATTTGAAGTAAAGTATCGCAAATCTGCCAAGTGGGATGAAGATATTCAAGAATTTTATGCTGAAACACAAAAGCTAAAGTCTGAAGCCAAAAGTCAAATTTTTGATATTTTTACAGCTTTTTATGCTACAGATGAAAAAGAACAAACTAGAATAATGCAAGAAAGCCAAAAAATAGTGAGTGCTATTTCTAAGGCAGAACTTGCTTTAATTGATCGTTTTAATGAGTTAAAGCGTAATGAAAATTTCCTTGATTATAGTGATATGGAACAACTAGCATATCAAATTTTGAGTGCCGATACTTCAAATTCACAAATGGCTCGTGAATTTTATCAAAATAAATTCAAAGAAATTTTAATTGATGAATATCAGGATATTAATGCTTTACAAGAGCGAATCATTCAACAAGTGAAAAATACTGATAAAAACACTTTGTTTATGGTGGGGGATGTTAAGCAATCTATTTATGGATTTAGACAAGCTGAACCTAGCTTATTTTTGAAAAAGTATCATGGTTTTGCCAGTGAAGAAAATAAACATGAAAAGAGAATTTTATTATCTGACAATTTTCGATCTACGGAACCTGTAACTAAAACGGTAAATCAATTATTCAAAAGTATTTTAAGTTCAGATTTTGGTGGAATTGATTATTCTAAAGAAGGACAATTGATTTTTGGAGCTAAGTATTATCCTGATGCTTTACCTAAAGCTAGTGAAATTATTGTTCATAAAAAGCAAAAAGATATAGACAACGATAATAATGGAATAGATTTCTCTGAAGTTGAAATGGTCTTAGCTAGAATTAAGCAATTGAAAAAGGAACATTTTCAAGTATTGGATAGTACAACTGGGGAAGTGCGTGCTCTTAAATATAGTGATATTGCAATTTTAACTAGAAGTCATGGGGATAATTTGGAAATTATGCAGGAATTCGCTAAGCGTGATATCCCTTTATTTATTACTGATGCGGAAAATTATTTTCAAACTTTTGAATTAACGGTTATCATGAATTACTTGAAAATTATTGATAATCCAGATCAAGATATTCCATTAGTTACTGTTTTGCGTTCACCATTATTCAATTTTAGTGAGAAAGATTTAGCTAAAATTAGAATTAATAGTAAAAATAGTGGTTTTTATAGTGCTGTTGCTTCATATGTAGGAATAGGTGATGAGCTTAGCGATAGATGTAAAAATTTCTTAAACAAGTTGGATGAATTGCGTAAGTTTGCTACAACTCATCGAATTTCAGAATTAATTTGGAGTATTTATGCTCAAACTAATTTATTGGAAATTATGACAGGGTTGCCAAATGGTGAACAGCGTCGTATCAACTTAGAGGCTCTATATGAAAGAGCATCATCTTATGAAAGTGCAGGTTTTAAAGGGCTATATCAATTTATCAATTTTATTAATCGGATGAGACGTAGCCAAAAAGATTTAGCTCAGCCGCTTTTATCTAAAGAGGCAGGGAATGCAGTACGTTTGATGACAATTCATGGGTCAAAGGGATTGGAATTTCCAGTAGTATTTTATTTGGGAATGCAGCATCAATATCAATTGCGTGATCTAAAGGGAAACTACGTGATTAATCCAGATAGTTTGGGAATTACTTTAAGACAAGAACATTATCGTGTTGATTCTTTAGTCAAGGCAATCGGAAATGTTACTAAAAAAAGACAATTACTTGAGGAAGAAGCACGTGTTTTATATGTTGCTTTAACAAGAGCAAAACAAAAATTGATTTTAGTCGGTGATATTGCTAATTTAGACAAGAAAGTTCAGGATTGGTCTATCGAACTAGATCAATCTGGGCAATTATCGCTGGCAGATAAATTATCAGTAACTAATCCTTTAGGATTTATGGGCCCAGCGTTAGCATTCGATAAACATATTGTTATTAACATGAATGATATTTCAAATGCATTAGACCAGAGTCAATCTGTATTATATGTTGAGTATAAAGACTCAGATAACTTTGAATTCAAAAAAGATGAAGATAAAGTTGTAGGAGACTCTAAAAATAATAATTATACGATGGATAAATTGATAAGTACTACTAAAAAACTGTATCAATTTGATTACCCATTTAAAGATGCAAGTGAAACTACGGCTTACCAAGCAGTTTCTGAGATAAAGAAGGCATTTAATGATCCAATAGAGACAGAATTAGAAAATTCACGTTTATTATCATCAACTAACAGATATTTACAACCAATTGATACTAAACCTAATTTTCTTTATCAAACTAAATTTACTGGTGCAGAAATCGGTACTGCTACACATTTGATTTTACAGTATTACGACTATACTGGTGATGGTAGTGAGAAGCAACTTGATTATGAAATTGAAGAATTAATTAAGCAGAAAAAACTAAATCCTGATATTGTGCCTAGTTTACATAAAGATCAAATTCAGTGGTTTGTTCATAGTAGTTTTGCAAAGTCTTTTTGGAAAAATCCAGAGAATTTACAGCGAGAAGTTGATTTTTCTAGTTTAATTTCTGCGAAAAATCTATTTAAAGATTTTAGTGATGCTAATGCTAAAATTTTGGTTCATGGGACAATTGATGGCTATTTTGTCTCAAATGATGGTATCATTTTGTTTGATTACAAAACTGATCATGTGAATAAATCCTACTTAGATAAATCTATTAATTTAATCAAGGAGAAATATACAGGTCAGCTTCGTTTGTATGAGCAAGCAATAAATGAATTTGGCGAAGAGAAAGTTATCGGAAAGTATTTGATTTTACTTGATGCTAAACAGGTTGTTGAAGTTAAGTAA
- a CDS encoding helicase C-terminal domain-containing protein — translation MAKIFNKDTFAVVDLETTGTQRENGHHIIQFGCAIIKNMKVVKTYSFLINPHREIPQSVVNLTGISNEDVQKQKDFDYYAPKIVSILQDTVFVAHNVDFDLPFLNYELTQHGYDALTNKAIDTVELAKIAFPTLPSYKLGDLTSQLKIKHLNPHKADSDAYGTAVLLIEIIKKLTNLPQATLNTLSSLSHGLIRDTSWIITTIADDLRKEKRPLGTEYMQVRNIILQKQNNINVVGHGRNAHFPENDNDKKKLFKGKVYFRRAQIDLINHLHQFINNPEEKAILVEAPNGTGKTFSYLFSYVYQLYSGRKLVVAAPTKVLQEQIIKQEIPKMLRVTKLDLMAEVVKASSHYLDLDGFVQTIFQGTPNKQTLVLQMQILVWLTKTKTGDLDELNLTNYNAPLFTQIQHPGDARVGSNFAEVDFWNLARRRQEEADILVTNHAYLANHYMDTIWGQNPYLVIDEAHRFADNVMTSRNDSLRFEALWGVLSHLRNLLYYSNESIESQFNDNVQLNFLLKKIDPEILELIQLINELQRELYAQHENAVNRITLPNGTLELSFQGKGLFDPNSNFKRILPRFQQKLEGVRELTNQVLFELYHEQERMLANIESLLSEITDQIDRLDYYSEKGYQLADLLSDQTNLEQDGFILMITNPEDPLSTNLDWLMLDPSEVLKQIYSRFDHIAFVSATLTSNHSFDYAINQLALNNLDPVEYIGKSTFNMKNHLEVLAVKDMPNPDSDLYEESIEQILIHDLKDKNHVLVLMTNLEKIRSVFAAITNTPELKDFEILAQGLSGSNNRIAKRFVIAKKSIIVGADSFWEGIDFHDCGIDTVFAAKIPFESPDQPEVRLRQKKLEDQGVDVFEKDSLPRAVIRFRQGMGRLIRGEQDHGQFVILDPRLWTKNYGKEFLQSIPVKVEKVTKKELKKKLRNN, via the coding sequence ATGGCGAAAATTTTTAATAAAGATACCTTTGCTGTAGTAGATTTAGAGACTACGGGGACTCAGCGAGAGAATGGGCATCATATTATTCAATTTGGATGTGCAATTATTAAAAATATGAAAGTAGTAAAAACATATTCTTTTTTAATAAATCCACATAGAGAAATTCCCCAATCGGTAGTTAACTTGACGGGTATTAGCAATGAAGATGTCCAAAAACAAAAAGATTTTGACTATTATGCACCTAAAATTGTAAGTATCTTACAAGATACGGTTTTTGTAGCCCATAATGTGGATTTCGATTTACCATTTTTGAATTATGAATTGACTCAGCATGGCTATGATGCATTAACAAATAAGGCGATAGATACCGTAGAACTAGCTAAAATTGCTTTCCCAACATTACCATCATATAAACTAGGTGATCTGACTTCACAATTAAAAATAAAACATCTAAATCCTCATAAAGCAGATTCAGACGCATATGGTACAGCAGTTTTATTAATTGAAATTATAAAAAAATTAACTAATTTACCACAGGCTACATTGAATACACTTAGCTCATTGTCACATGGCTTAATTCGTGATACTTCATGGATTATAACGACGATTGCAGATGATTTGCGTAAAGAAAAAAGACCATTAGGTACGGAATATATGCAAGTGCGTAATATTATTTTGCAAAAGCAAAATAATATTAATGTAGTTGGTCATGGTAGGAATGCACATTTTCCAGAAAATGATAATGATAAAAAGAAATTATTTAAAGGGAAGGTGTATTTTCGTAGAGCTCAAATTGATTTAATTAATCACTTGCATCAGTTTATTAATAATCCTGAAGAAAAAGCAATATTAGTTGAAGCACCCAATGGAACTGGAAAGACTTTTTCTTATTTATTCTCGTATGTCTATCAATTATATTCTGGTAGAAAATTGGTGGTTGCTGCGCCTACGAAGGTTTTACAAGAGCAAATAATTAAGCAAGAAATACCTAAAATGTTACGGGTTACTAAATTAGATTTGATGGCTGAAGTGGTTAAGGCCAGCAGTCATTATCTAGATTTGGATGGCTTTGTACAAACCATTTTTCAAGGAACTCCTAATAAGCAAACACTGGTTCTACAGATGCAAATTTTAGTTTGGTTAACTAAAACTAAAACTGGTGATTTAGATGAGTTAAATTTGACTAATTATAATGCACCTCTTTTTACACAAATTCAGCATCCAGGGGATGCAAGAGTCGGTAGTAATTTTGCAGAAGTAGATTTTTGGAATTTGGCTCGTCGGCGACAAGAAGAAGCCGATATCTTAGTAACTAACCATGCATATCTTGCAAATCACTATATGGACACAATATGGGGACAAAATCCTTATTTGGTAATTGATGAAGCACATAGATTTGCTGATAATGTAATGACTTCACGTAATGATTCTTTACGATTTGAAGCATTGTGGGGTGTATTAAGTCATTTACGTAATTTGCTTTATTATTCAAATGAAAGTATAGAAAGTCAGTTTAATGACAATGTCCAACTTAACTTTTTGCTGAAAAAAATTGATCCTGAAATTTTGGAGCTGATTCAATTAATCAATGAATTGCAAAGAGAACTATATGCTCAACACGAAAATGCAGTTAACCGTATAACTTTGCCTAATGGAACGTTAGAATTGAGTTTTCAAGGTAAAGGCTTATTTGACCCCAATAGCAATTTTAAGCGTATTCTGCCACGTTTTCAGCAAAAATTAGAGGGAGTACGCGAATTAACTAATCAAGTTTTATTTGAGTTATATCATGAACAAGAACGAATGTTAGCTAATATTGAGTCATTACTTAGTGAAATTACAGATCAAATAGATCGTTTAGATTATTATTCGGAAAAAGGTTACCAATTGGCAGATTTATTGTCTGATCAAACTAATTTAGAACAAGATGGATTTATCCTAATGATAACTAATCCGGAAGATCCACTCAGTACAAATTTGGATTGGTTAATGTTAGATCCATCCGAGGTGTTAAAGCAAATTTATAGTAGATTTGATCATATTGCATTTGTTAGTGCAACTTTGACTAGCAATCATAGTTTTGACTATGCAATTAACCAATTAGCGCTAAATAATTTAGATCCTGTAGAATATATCGGTAAAAGTACTTTTAATATGAAGAATCATTTAGAAGTATTGGCTGTAAAGGATATGCCTAATCCAGATAGTGATTTATATGAAGAAAGTATTGAGCAAATATTAATTCATGATTTGAAAGATAAAAATCATGTTTTGGTTTTAATGACTAATCTGGAAAAAATCCGTAGTGTGTTTGCGGCGATTACGAACACACCAGAATTGAAGGATTTTGAAATTTTAGCTCAAGGTTTATCTGGATCTAATAATAGAATTGCAAAAAGGTTTGTAATTGCTAAAAAATCAATTATTGTAGGAGCAGATAGCTTCTGGGAAGGTATTGACTTTCATGATTGCGGCATTGATACTGTATTTGCTGCCAAAATACCATTTGAATCTCCTGATCAGCCTGAAGTTCGTTTAAGACAGAAGAAACTAGAAGATCAAGGCGTGGATGTGTTCGAAAAAGATAGTTTGCCTAGAGCCGTTATTCGTTTTAGACAAGGAATGGGGCGTTTAATTCGCGGAGAACAAGATCATGGGCAATTTGTTATTCTAGATCCAAGACTGTGGACAAAAAATTATGGTAAAGAATTTTTACAGTCTATCCCAGTTAAAGTAGAAAAGGTTACTAAGAAAGAACTAAAAAAGAAGTTAAGAAATAATTAA